ACCTCCTCTATCTATTTACTATCATACCAATTCAAAAAACATTTTTCTCGAAAAATGTATAAGAAAGCAAAAAACAGCTATACAATTTAGTATAGCTGTCACATTTTTTCCCATTTTACAACCAAATTCGCGCTAAAACCATAAATCCGTGTGTATTTTTTAAGCATAAGCATTTCTAATACTACAATCCAAACGTAGTCATTGCGGCATCAGCTGCCATTTCATTTTATAAACCCCGTTGCACCTGCTGTTACGTTTCTCTTCACTTTCGGTGCTTCTTTGGAATGGTTCGCCTATAAAGAGACCATTCTAAAGCTGCTGATCTTCGTAAGCTTGGATGATTTTTGCAACGACTGGATGACGTACTACATCACCTTGCTCTAGTATTTGGAAATGAATTGGTTTAACATATTTTAATGTACGTTCTGCTACAATCAATCCAGATTCTGTATTTTTAGGTAGGTCGATTTGCGTTTTATCGCCAGTAATGACCATTTTTGAGCCAAAGCCCAAACGCGTTAAAAACATTTTCATTTGCGGGTGTGTCGTATTTTGAGCTTCGTCTAAAATGACAAAGGCATCATCTAATGTTCGCCCTCGCATATATGCTAATGGTGCAATTTCAATTGTGCCTCGTTCAATTAGACGCTGTGTTTGCTCTGCTCCATAGATATCATTTAAAGCATCATAGAGTGGTCGTAAATATGGATCCACCTTTTCCTTCAAATCTCCTGGAAGAAAGCCTAAGGACTCTCCTGCTTCTACTGCAGGACGTGTTAAAATAATACGTTTTACGTGTCCATTTTTTAGTGCTTGTGTTGCCATGACTACCGCTAAATACGTTTTCCCAGTACCGGCAGGACCAATACCGAAAACAACGTCTTTATGACGGATTGCTTGTATGTATTCTCGTTGACCAATTGTTTTTGCGCGAATCGGTTTTCCCTTTGTTGTGCGTGCTATTTCTTCATCATAAAGTTCTGCAAAGTATTCGATTGTTCCTTTTTGTGTCATTTCAATAGCTGTTGCCACATCACGTTGATCAATATTAATTCCCTTGCGTATGACCTTTAAAAGTGCATGTAAAAGAAATGTCGCTTGTTCCTTTGCATCCTCTTCACCAGCTAGCTGAATTTGCTCTCCACGTGTAATAATATGAACTTGAAGAGCTTCTTCGATTAATTTCATATTGGCATCGGAAATTCCGAGTAGCATTACCGCTTCGTTAGGATTATCCACTTGTAAAACAGTTAAATGTTCTGACATAATCATTCTCCTTGTTGGCCTTGTATTGGATTTGCAATGTTTTCATTGACTAAAAATAGAACTTTCCCTTCAACTGTACCATTCCCCCACTTTACCTGTAAAAGGTTTTCTTTTTTAATGACCGTTTTCGCAGGTAATGAACGGATAACCTTTTCATGTAATAATGGTAAAAGCAATGAATCAACTTTGGATTTATCAAGCTCCACCTGCATTTTTTTAGTATTCTGTTCTTCCACAATTGAAACATATGGATCAAGCCAGTTCGGTA
This genomic stretch from Lysinibacillus pakistanensis harbors:
- a CDS encoding PhoH family protein is translated as MSEHLTVLQVDNPNEAVMLLGISDANMKLIEEALQVHIITRGEQIQLAGEEDAKEQATFLLHALLKVIRKGINIDQRDVATAIEMTQKGTIEYFAELYDEEIARTTKGKPIRAKTIGQREYIQAIRHKDVVFGIGPAGTGKTYLAVVMATQALKNGHVKRIILTRPAVEAGESLGFLPGDLKEKVDPYLRPLYDALNDIYGAEQTQRLIERGTIEIAPLAYMRGRTLDDAFVILDEAQNTTHPQMKMFLTRLGFGSKMVITGDKTQIDLPKNTESGLIVAERTLKYVKPIHFQILEQGDVVRHPVVAKIIQAYEDQQL